The genome window CGGTCGCCCAGAAGTTCGACAAGACGTGGGAGTCGGTGGGCCACAACTTCGACGCCACGAACGAGCGCACGCAGCGCGAGGTCTCCGACCTGCGCGACGAGCTCACGAAGATCCTCGACAAGCGCTTCACGCACATCGACCAGACGTTCGCGTCCCTTCGCGCGGACATCGAGGTCGTGAAGGCCCTGCAGATGGAGCTCATCAAGGAGCGCATCGGCCGCCCCGAGCTTCTGAAGCGGTAAATCCGGGTTGCCCCATGGGTTCCCCGGCGTTGCGGCGGTCGTGCGTGGCGATCGCCGCCTTTCTCCTTCTCAGCCTTGCGGTCGGGCTCGCCTCGGCGCAGACGCAGGGCACCGTGCAGGTGTCCGCGGACACGTCGGGCTTCCGCCTTGACCCCGCCGCCAGCGAGTCGGCCACGCTCACCGTCACGAGCCAGCCGGCTGTGCCCAATTCGCCGACCCAGGGTCCCGTCACGCTTACGGTGACGGGCGTGCCCCCGGGCTGGACCGCGCGCGTGAATCCCGTCACCGTTCCCGCGGGCGGAACGCAGACGGCCGTGCTGACGGTCCAAGCGCCCGCGGAGCGTCCCACGGAGGCCGCCCCGCTGTCGCTTGTCGTGACGGCCACGCTCCCGAACCCGACGGGGCCGGCCTCCACGTCGTCGGCCACGTTTGAGCTTGCCATGACGCCGGCGCCGGCGCCACCGCCGCCTCCGCCTCCGCCGCCCGACTATACGTGGGCCTACGCGCTTGCGGGCGCGCTTGTCTTGGTCGCGCTTGCGGGTCTTCTCGCGTGGTACGTGCGCCGCCGGGAGACGGGCATCGAGGTCGCCTCGCCCATCGGCGAGAAGGAGGCGCGGCCCGGCTACGACGCCTTCGTTCCCATCGAGGTGCGCAACGCCTCGACGCGGCCGCGCGTGGCCAAGCTGTATGCGGACTCCGTCCCGGCGGGCTGGACGGCGGCCACGAGCCTTGCCACGATCCCGCTCGACCCCGGCCAGGCCGTCTCCCTTTGGCTCGCCGTTCGCCCCCCCATCGAGGCCGAAGCGGGCGAGATCACCGTTTCCGTGCTCGCCAAGCCGTCGGAGGCCCGCACCATCCGCTCCCGCGCGGCGGTGACGATCCGCGTCGTGCCCGACGGCGAGGTCCACTCGCGCCTGGGCAAGGACCTCGTGTCTCCCCTCTACTCGAACCGTCCCGACCACAACTGAGGCACCATGTCGGCGCGCGAGCCCTTCGTGTACGCGGGGCCCCTCTCCCTCATCCCGGGCGAGCGACGCCGGGCGCTCGTGGAGCGAGGCCGCAGCGAGCTTGCCGCAGCGCGCGTGGACGTGCTTCCGATCTGGTTTGATGTACGCGACAACGGCGACGAGGCCCTCGTGCGCCTGACGGAGAAGTTCGACGGCGCGCGCCTGGACCGGCTCCGCGTGGAGGACTGGGAGCGGCGAAAGGTCGCCGCCGAGCTTCCGCGGGCCGATCGCGAGGCGCTTGAGATGGCCGCCGAGCGCATCCGCGCCTACCACGAGAAGCAGGTCCCCGCGGGCTTCGAGACGACGCTCGAGGACGTTCGCCTGGGCTGGAAGCCCGTTCCCCTCGATCGGATCGGCATCTACGTTCCCGGCGGCCGCGCCGCCTACCCGTCCACGCTTCTCATGGCCGCCATTCCCGCCAAGGTGGCCGGCGTGCGGGAGCTTGTCGTTTGCACTCCCCCCGCCCGCGACGGCTCGTTGTCGCCGGCGCTCCTTTCCGCCGCCGAGATCGCCGGGGTCGACGAGATCTTTCGCGTGGGCGGGGCGCAAGCGGTCTTCGCCATGGCCGTCGGAACCAAGACCATCCGGCCCGTGCGCAAGATCGTGGGCCCCGGCAGCGTCTACGTGCAGGCGGCAAAGCAGCTCGTTCGCGGCGAGGTGGGCATCGACGGCATCGCCGGGCCAAGCGAGGTGCTCGTCGTGGTGGACG of Candidatus Thermoplasmatota archaeon contains these proteins:
- the hisD gene encoding histidinol dehydrogenase translates to MSAREPFVYAGPLSLIPGERRRALVERGRSELAAARVDVLPIWFDVRDNGDEALVRLTEKFDGARLDRLRVEDWERRKVAAELPRADREALEMAAERIRAYHEKQVPAGFETTLEDVRLGWKPVPLDRIGIYVPGGRAAYPSTLLMAAIPAKVAGVRELVVCTPPARDGSLSPALLSAAEIAGVDEIFRVGGAQAVFAMAVGTKTIRPVRKIVGPGSVYVQAAKQLVRGEVGIDGIAGPSEVLVVVDDPQHATLAAWELAAQAEHAPDAACVLVATGEPLRAAVEAELSHIVPTLPRAETIKAALARNGALLSVKNVDEALAFANEYAPEHLVLLVRDPRAALATVRSAGSVFLGPHSPVALGDYCAGTNHVLPTSGAARHASGLSVLDFVRFVQWQEATARGLARVGPIGERLATLEGLSGHAGAIAARLPRRSAR